The Etheostoma spectabile isolate EspeVRDwgs_2016 chromosome 1, UIUC_Espe_1.0, whole genome shotgun sequence genome has a segment encoding these proteins:
- the lysmd2 gene encoding lysM and putative peptidoglycan-binding domain-containing protein 2, which translates to MAEFSPVLPMRDGGGRFGQPIFSRSRSGSESESELSQSLARTKIRSYGSTASVTASLGEKYIEHRVTDSDTLQGIALKYGVTMEQIKRANKLFSNDCIFLKNSLNIPVVSEKRYIFNGLSLESPDGDSEAACQEADTPCVMLQDIEGPSPAPSPPPENSKRPQPEELSAKDFLHRLDLQIKQSKQAARRLKEEEVRNNEDYTTPTTSYQEI; encoded by the exons ATGGCGGAGTTTTCGCCCGTCCTGCCGATGCGGGATGGAGGAGGACGGTTTGGCCAACCCATTTTCTCTCGGTCCAGGTCCGGGTCCGAGTCAGAGAGCGAACTGTCCCAGAGCCTGGCCCGGACCAAGATCCGCTCGTACGGGAGCACAGCTAGCGTCACGGCTTCTCTGGGGGAGAAATACATAGAGCATCGGGTTACAGACAGTGATACCCTGCAAGGGATTGCTCTCAAATATGGTGTTACG ATGGAGCAAATCAAGAGAGCCAACAAGCTGTTCAGCAATGACTGCATTTTTCTGAAGAATAGCCTCAACATCCCTGTGGTGTCGGAGAAGCGCTACATATTCAACGGACTGTCTCTGGAGTCTCCTGATGGGGACAGTGAAGCAGCATGCCAGGAGGCAGATACACCTTGTGTTATGTTGCAGGATATCGAGGGACCCTCGCCAGCCCCATCCCCGCCCCCGGAGAACTCCAAACGCCCCCAGCCAGAGGAGCTGTCAGCCAAAGACTTCTTACACAGACTGGACTTGCAaattaaacaatcaaaacagGCAGCACGCAGGCTGAAAGAAGAGGAAGTAAG